The genome window CACAATGGTACTCTTACCGGAGGCGCTCATATCCCTGTAGCTTTCAGGGTTGTCTCCGGAACCGCCACCCTCGCTCTGTCAACTGACTGTGGCTGCCATGATGAACGGATGTCGCACCCATGGTGAGGGAGATCAAGTGACTCCTGACTCAAATGCGCAAACGGACTCGAATTTGTCGAAGGGAGAAGGTGAAATGGGGCTCAGTCATGTTAGCGAAGTCTTCGACATCTTGCCGGCTACCGCTCTCGAGCTATTGTGTGTCAATGTCGAATTTCTGGCCAGACCCAGTGTTGGCAAAGTGGTCGAGCCTGTTCTGGCTGCGGGCTCCACGCCGGCCACCATGGCTCGTAGCGACAGCTTATCTAGCGGAGAAGCCACGCCTACCAGGGTCATCGAACTACACTGCTCTCCAATCAGTCATGAAGAGGGTGCTCGGGATGGCATTCAGCAGCTCATGTTGTCCAAGAGGTTCCTCTCGAAGAGAGAACCACCTATCAGCCTACGGGACTACTTGCTGAGACTCCATCGGTATTGCCCGATGTCTACAGCTGTGTACCTTGCTACAAGTATCTACATCACAAGATTAGCCACAGTGGACAGAGTTATATCTGTGAATGGCAAGAATATGCACCGTCTGGTGCTGGCTGGCCTTCGAGTGGCCATGAAAGCGCTCGAAGACCTCAGCTATCCCCACAGCCGTGTTGCCAAGGTTGGGGGAGTGAGCGAGCGGGAGCTCTCCAGGCTGGAAATCAGCTTTTGTTTTCTGACGGACTTCGAGCTACGGGTTGATGCTCAGATGTTGGCTGACCAAGCACAATCTCTTCGAAGCAGCATGGATCTGGTTCTCTCAGAGATGGCTTAGCTGAGTTCGGCATTTTCCCTTCAGCGTTAGGAGACCTTATGCCATGAATGAGCTAGAGGTTTTCTAAAGCTCCCTGGCTAAGAGTTTGCAACGTTCGAAAACTTGTTCATAGACTTGTGTACTCAGAAACGACGCCAGTGACAACCCAATGGCTTGTTCTTCGCCTCTCGACagcttcctcgtcgtcttcatttATCGTCTTCTCCATACACTtgtgctttcttctccgatgaagaaatggatcTTCTCAGAATAAATACTCATTAGGAAAAGGTTGAAAATTCTACACCGCAATGTGGCTGCCTAAATGACCTTTCCAGTTGAATAATCGCTCGTCAGGCTGTGGCACACGACTTAGCAGATTGACGTTTCTTTGTAAAAAGGAACAAGTTTTCACTCAATCAAATATAGAATATCTTACCCTTGGAAATGACCCAAAAGTTATCTAGAATAAGTGAAAGGATTGTCCTTCTATTTGATTGCGTGTAAATCAGTATCGTTAGCGTCTGTAGCGTTGTCGCGCAGGACTTACTCCGATCACCGCATCCCCGTATTTTTGTGCATTTCCTCCATCCGTTGCTTTTCTCCCCCCTACCTTTCCTCCCAGACCTCCATAGATTACTATCTTggagatcattgatgaaGTTTTATGGAAATACTTTATAAATATCGCGATGTACCTATAGCCCAAAGTCTGCGGTTGTCATCTCCGAACGCTTCACGGTGTACCATCCTCGCTACCAGCGTCCTTTCGTTCCTCGAAGTCGGATCGAGTTAGATTTCCCTCAAACGAAACGGCGCCTCAATAACCGCGGCAGGAATGTCTTCCGGAACTCCTTCTACGGAACCGGAAAGTAGCGGCAGGTCTGCAGGCATGAGCACGAGCCCTACATCAATACCGGCGGGCAAAGGCACAACAACACCTCCGAAAGTCACTCAACAAGATGTCAGTGTTGAACTGAAGAATATGCGGCCTGATCGTAGCCCTCCCAAGGGCTCAATACCACTGGGAGAAGACATCATGCAGATCGCTCGTATCGGAGAAATCGGGCCCATGCAGAGGTTGtttgatgagaagaagtttACTGCCAACTACCAAGATGAGGAAGGGATTACTCCGCTTCATGTGAGTGCAAATTCACCGTTTCCACTTGGTTCGGTCGGCCATTACACTCGAACTTGTACTAATGGCTTCGTCTGGGATCACAGTGGGCTGCGATCAATAATCAATACGCCATGTGCAAGTTCTTGCTGGACAATGGTGCGGACGTTAACGCCAAAGGTGGTGATTCTGTAGCAACACCAGCCATGTGGGCCGCTCAACGCTGTCACTATTATATAgttcacctcctcctccagcacgGCGCCGATCCACTTTTGACCGACGTTCAAGGTTACAACATTTTACATTTGGCCACCATTGATGGGAATGCGTTTCTGCTGGTGCTCCTCTTACACCAAGAGATACCAGTGGATGTCATAGATCAGCAGGGTCATACGGGATTGATGTGGGCGGCGTATAAGGGATATCCCGCCTGCGTGGATTTGTTCCTGCGCTGGGGCGCCAATGTGAATGCTGTCGATGACGGCGGGCTGACACCCTTACATTGGGCATTGGTCAAAGGGTCATTGCCATGTGTGCAGAAGCTCATCGAGTACGGTGCGGATAGGTTTGCAAAAACCAGAGATGGCAAGTCACCGGCCACGGTGGCCGGTGAGATGAACACGACGCGGGTCTGGTACCGTGCTCTTGACGAGTGCGGTTACGACGTTGATGGAAACACCAAGGTTCTGCCAATGGGGCTCACGTCTTGGTTACGGAATAAGAGCGTGATGTCAAAGTTCTTCTTTTTGTGGCCATTTTTGATGGTGTATGCGGCTGTCTATATTCTCAGCCACATGGTCATCTACGCTGCTATACCGATAATGCTTGTAGCGACATTTGGGCTACAGTGGGTAGCACAAAAGGCGGCCAGTCAAGCCCCTTCGGAATACAGGGTACTCCAGAAAACGGTATGGTCCTCTTGTCGTTAGTTTCCTGCACCCTGGTTCTCCTAGTCGATCCTTGGCCTGATCACTGCTGATGCATAACTAGCCATATCTGTCAGGTGTCTTTGCGGGATCCTTGTTTTGGGTTGGTGTCACATATATCTTCAGCGTGTTGCCAGGTAGGTATACTTTACCTCGTTACTGCTCCGTACTAACCGTTTACGCCCTTAGCAACCTATTCCACGTCGCCAATTTTGAATATATTGTTCGCGGTGTTCTATTGCCTCACAACATATTTCTACATCTACTCGATGACAGAAGACCCCGGCTTTGTTCCGAAGACAGGTAGTCGAAACCAGCAAAAAGTCGTGATAAACGAGTTGTTTGAGCAGTGGAAGTTTGACGAGGAGAACTTTTGTGTATTTTGCATGGTTCGCAAGCCGCTGAGAAGCAAGCACTGCAAACGCTGTTCGCGCTGCGTTGCAAAGCATGACCAGTAAGTCCGTCCCATGTGCGCGATTATTCCTAGTCATGAGAGTCCTAACTTGAAAATGCAGCCATTGTCCCTGGATTGACAACTGTGTGGGAGCAAATAATCTGCGCCATTTTGTTTTGTACATTATCTGCTTGGAAATTGGGATCATCCTGTTTCTGCAGCTGACGTATAGGTGTAAGTATAAGCAGTGTATCCCGGGACGAAAGCTTGAAATACCTGGTTAACCAGAATCAATAGACATCAACATTCTGCCTGCACCCGTGGAGCATGCATGCAACATTATCAATGAAGAACTTTGTGGGTTTGTGCTACGGGATCCGTTCACTCTTGTCCTGGACTTGTGGATCGCCATCCAGCTGGTCTGGGTTACTATGCTCTGTGCTGTTCAACTCGTCCAAATATCTCGGAATCAGACGACATACGAGAACATGAGGGGCCATTCGATAGATCGAAGCTACCCAAGCTCTCGTGCCTTTGCCTCGGCCATCACTGCGGGGACGACATCGCTCGAGGCCGCTGGCCTGTCAGCAACGGGGCAAGGTCCGAACCCCGCGCTCGCAAGGGGCCATTCGCACCGGGGACGGAGACATGGGTGCTTACAGCAGTGGTCATCTCTTCTCGGCATCGACACATTTTTCGCCACTGCCCGTGACGGGCTAAGGGATGGGCCCCGCGCTGATCGGCCTAAGAACCCGTTTTCCCGCGGTATCATCACCAACTGCCGCGACTTCTGGTGCGATCCTGCTCCGTACTTTGGGAAGCGGGAGCCAGGCACTGCGATGCTCGGCGGGGAAATCGTCAACTATAACCAAATGTACGAGGTTCCGATGCGCATGTACAGTGATGGCAGGTACCAAAGCGTCGCACATGACGATCCGGAGCAGCACGTCTGATCGCGTTACTACTGTGCTTTTGACTTCTTGTATGACTTTAGAGTCTCCGACAGCGATTTATGAATGTCCGACGAAGCTCTGCATTTTCATGTCTGACGGAGTCTGATGACTGTTCGTGGTATAACTTGCTCTTTTCACCTGTAATTATACTTTGCATCGAGGCGTTGCTTCAGTGGATGTTGACTCGATGGATGTGCGCTGGGTTGCTCTGGACATACACTTGCCTTGATATTGAATCAGACATTGGATTAGATGACTGGTGCTCCTCTGTAGAGTCCATCCGTCTGCATAGTTACACAGCATCACTTCGACTGACACTGTGGTGGTGCAACAAAGACTGGGTCCATTGTTATATATGACATGTAGGACAAGAGTGCACATGGCATCTCATCTCGAGTCATTCCCCAATGCAGCCCAATTGCTGTGAGATTGTTAACTCGGGTCCTTCACTAGGCCTACATCCTCTTGGACGACCATGGATACAAGATGTTATAAACAGCTAGCTCCGTGAAGAGATAGTTCCGGAAGCCGGAAGCCGGAAGACTGACGTATAATTCCCTGTAACAAACCGTACGCGAAACGTTGGGGTTCCTTCGCCATTTACGGCGGCATGACAGTGGAAACCGAGGTAGCAGTGGCACAAGGCTGAAGCCTAAATCCCTCAGCGTTATCAATCTCATCAGATAATTTTAACATGTATAGTCGGTCAGATTCCCAGGGCCTCTGACACCCCCTTCCACGATCGATTGGATCCTTTATCGAAATCTAGTGCTGTTCTACCTACACTCGCACACACATCAGCTGTCAGGATGGAGTACGCAGATGCGACACTACTCTCTTCTCTTACTCCTAAAAACAAAATTCTGCTGTAAATTTTTCTCGTCCATAATGTCTCCCTACAGATCCGATGTCGCTGGTATGTTTGCTGTCCACTTTCTGTTTTCGTGCAAAACAGTGGAGACGCTAGGATCTTATCTCGGGCGCGCGGGCTGAATTGAAATTTTCCTGCTTGTTCTGATCTCACTATTTTGTATTGACATTGGAAATTTAAACTTTTGTCGATGAGTGGGTGGAAGGTATTTCCTGCTTTATCTTTCCCATGCTGGTTGTACAGTACAGGTACGAATGTTAGACCCAGCTGTGGGGTCGACGGATCATTACCCGATGCTTAAGCATGGTCAGGCAACTAATTGTCTGTCAGTGGAATGAGCACACTCGGAACGATCACTTCCTTGTCTCGCTGACTTATTCTGCAGAGATCGACTGCGGTGTGCGGAAATATCCCTGAAAAAGAGAGTCAAGGACCCCCTCCCAATAAACCAATCATATGCGCTCAGGTGGGTGAGAACGTGGCATGAGTAAATCACGATCATCGTGACCATCCCGGCTGGGTAGGAATCGCCGAGTGTAAACGTAGCGTAAGCGCTGATAGCGGACTTGAGCAAGTGGTCTGATTGTCTTTGGTCGCGGCTCGAAGAATATGCCGCACAAAAGAGGACGAGCCACAACAGGCACTAATTTCTTTGGCGATTGGCAAGTGTCTGGGCAGTGGAgtcaaagacaaagatgcaCGAGGGGCCTCGTGGTTATCAATCAACGCCCTAATTTCCTATTTCCTAATCAATCTGTCACTAGTTCGATGTAGTAAAGCGGCAACGCGTCGTGTCTTTGGCCACTCAATTAGCCGTCTGTTACATCCAGGTGTCAAACAGCAATTGTCTGTGCAAACGCAAAGCCCTGCATAGTCCCAAGTCCCTTCTCACATCTCGAATCATGCATATGCAGAACAAATCTGCCAGCCAAGTCTTCAACCAATGTCTACTGTCTGCTAAAGCACCCATTCCTAAGTCCTGACGCGGTAAGCGATGCAGAATGCCGATCCCACGTACACTGACTTGACCAGTTACCTAATACGCTTCTTAGCCTTCGAGCTTACGGGCCAGGCGACCACAGCCACAGCCTCAGGAGTAAGTGGAGCCTGCGTTGTTGTAATCAATCAGCGGGGGACCGGCCTCgaagagcaaaagcaaagaCTTCTAGTTCGAGGCCCGACTGTGTAACCTGTCTATACGAGGTCGTTGCATTTCACATACCTGCCTTACAAGTTACCGCAGTCCACTACCTAGGTATGAATAGAATTATTCTGGGTTTCA of Aspergillus fumigatus Af293 chromosome 2, whole genome shotgun sequence contains these proteins:
- a CDS encoding ankyrin repeat domain-containing DHHC palmitoyltransferase family protein, which produces MSSGTPSTEPESSGRSAGMSTSPTSIPAGKGTTTPPKVTQQDVSVELKNMRPDRSPPKGSIPLGEDIMQIARIGEIGPMQRLFDEKKFTANYQDEEGITPLHWAAINNQYAMCKFLLDNGADVNAKGGDSVATPAMWAAQRCHYYIVHLLLQHGADPLLTDVQGYNILHLATIDGNAFLLVLLLHQEIPVDVIDQQGHTGLMWAAYKGYPACVDLFLRWGANVNAVDDGGLTPLHWALVKGSLPCVQKLIEYGADRFAKTRDGKSPATVAGEMNTTRVWYRALDECGYDVDGNTKVLPMGLTSWLRNKSVMSKFFFLWPFLMVYAAVYILSHMVIYAAIPIMLVATFGLQWVAQKAASQAPSEYRVLQKTPYLSGVFAGSLFWVGVTYIFSVLPATYSTSPILNILFAVFYCLTTYFYIYSMTEDPGFVPKTGSRNQQKVVINELFEQWKFDEENFCVFCMVRKPLRSKHCKRSIVPGLTTVWEQIICAILFYINILPAPVEHACNIINEELCGFVLRDPFTLVLDLWIAIQLVWVTMLCAVQLVQISRNQTTYENMRGHSIDRSYPSSRAFASAITAGTTSLEAAGLSATGQGPNPALARGHSHRGRRHGCLQQWSSLLGIDTFFATARDGLRDGPRADRPKNPFSRGIITNCRDFWCDPAPYFGKREPGTAMLGGEIVNYNQMYEVPMRMYSDGRYQSVAHDDPEQHV
- a CDS encoding putative cyclin-dependent protein kinase complex component; protein product: MMNGCRTHGEGDQVTPDSNAQTDSNLSKGEGEMGLSHVSEVFDILPATALELLCVNVEFLARPSVGKVVEPVLAAGSTPATMARSDSLSSGEATPTRVIELHCSPISHEEGARDGIQQLMLSKRFLSKREPPISLRDYLLRLHRYCPMSTAVYLATSIYITRLATVDRVISVNGKNMHRLVLAGLRVAMKALEDLSYPHSRVAKVGGVSERELSRLEISFCFLTDFELRVDAQMLADQAQSLRSSMDLVLSEMA